In Horticoccus luteus, the following proteins share a genomic window:
- a CDS encoding PEGA domain-containing protein: MFHLIARVLTVGILAAGLLAGRASAAKPGASTDDGGTQVRAALKAAIFVTNRAGAAYDDKLGTLEDLVTGDVTNQGVSVISRETAISAVGSLDPQATENKLDQLLNQSTSAVRLAQTLGADYILQVTLTSVGTKKNSLNAYGVNTTNEQQTVRVGYKILDGSTGASLSADTVKASRSVQQSKTTSEDTSDVVNDLLEEAARKVAVSLKQRIDRGGIAAPTAAATLATLTLRTEAADLVIPDVRIGPDNTVTISESKFKVVPLAASVEVDGIAVGTAPGVFQIRPGLSKIRVVREGFAPWQRTVNVVNDLKLTATLVMDDAGYARWKEATAFLNGLKNDAKLTDAEVKRLEGEARMLEQSGFKVDTKDAPHIEDHRSIFGR, translated from the coding sequence ATGTTTCATCTCATTGCACGTGTCTTAACGGTGGGTATTTTGGCCGCCGGGCTACTCGCCGGTCGCGCCTCCGCGGCGAAGCCTGGTGCCTCCACGGACGACGGCGGCACGCAGGTCCGGGCTGCACTCAAAGCTGCGATCTTCGTGACGAATCGCGCGGGTGCTGCCTATGATGACAAGCTCGGCACGCTGGAAGATCTCGTGACCGGAGATGTGACGAACCAAGGGGTGTCGGTCATCAGCCGGGAGACGGCGATCAGCGCCGTCGGCTCGCTCGATCCCCAGGCGACGGAAAACAAACTCGATCAACTGCTCAACCAAAGCACGTCGGCCGTGCGGCTCGCGCAGACGTTGGGGGCGGACTATATTTTGCAGGTCACGCTGACGAGCGTGGGCACGAAGAAGAATTCGTTGAACGCCTACGGCGTGAACACGACGAACGAACAGCAGACGGTGCGCGTGGGCTACAAGATTCTCGATGGCAGCACCGGAGCGAGTCTCAGCGCGGATACGGTCAAGGCGTCCCGCAGCGTGCAGCAGTCGAAAACGACGAGCGAGGACACCTCGGATGTCGTCAACGATTTGCTCGAAGAAGCGGCCCGGAAAGTGGCCGTGAGCCTGAAGCAGCGCATCGACCGGGGTGGGATCGCCGCACCGACGGCGGCGGCGACGCTCGCGACTCTGACGCTCCGCACGGAAGCAGCAGATCTCGTGATCCCGGACGTGCGGATCGGGCCGGACAACACCGTCACGATTTCCGAAAGCAAGTTCAAGGTGGTGCCACTCGCGGCGAGCGTCGAGGTGGACGGCATCGCGGTCGGCACGGCGCCGGGGGTGTTTCAAATCCGTCCGGGCCTGAGCAAGATTCGCGTGGTCCGTGAGGGCTTCGCGCCGTGGCAGCGCACCGTGAACGTGGTTAACGATCTCAAGCTCACGGCGACGCTCGTGATGGACGACGCGGGCTATGCGAGGTGGAAGGAGGCCACGGCGTTCCTGAACGGCTTGAAGAACGACGCGAAGCTCACGGATGCGGAGGTCAAGAGACTCGAGGGCGAGGCGCGGATGCTCGAGCAGAGTGGATTCAAGGTGGATACGAAGGACGCGCCGCACATCGAAGATCACCGGTCGATTTTCGGTCGCTGA
- a CDS encoding autotransporter-associated beta strand repeat-containing protein: protein MLSLSLYSNGIVNVASGGTIHISSAINDFDGSHHGGIIKSGSGTLVLDAANGFTAGITINAGTLSTGHNSALGSGSAIVNSGGTLAVGGGLTVANNINVASGGTLTGGAASVFTGTISGTGSLGGTVTIGSGGSLAPGNSPGNLTVANGGTLTFDSGSTFNWQLDSLTDNTGGTAGSNWDLITLSSGASLIATSGLLAPEFIDPAVAPGSNAFWNSNHSWTIVANGSGGSITGSFTINNSSWSSYGSFSTSGSGSNSQILTWTASAIPEPSTYAALLGGAMLGWVAIRRRRMKSLK from the coding sequence TTGCTATCTTTATCCCTATATTCCAATGGCATAGTAAATGTAGCAAGCGGCGGCACAATTCACATTTCATCGGCCATAAACGACTTCGATGGATCGCATCACGGCGGCATAATTAAAAGTGGATCCGGCACGCTTGTCCTCGACGCCGCGAATGGTTTTACAGCCGGGATCACGATCAATGCCGGGACGCTTAGCACCGGCCACAACAGCGCCCTCGGCTCCGGCTCGGCCATCGTGAACTCCGGTGGCACCTTGGCCGTCGGCGGCGGACTCACGGTCGCCAACAACATCAATGTCGCCTCCGGTGGCACGTTGACCGGCGGAGCCGCCTCCGTGTTCACTGGGACCATCAGCGGCACGGGCAGCTTGGGCGGCACAGTCACCATCGGCAGCGGGGGCTCGCTCGCCCCCGGCAACAGTCCCGGTAATCTGACGGTCGCGAATGGTGGCACTCTCACCTTCGATTCCGGCTCAACGTTCAATTGGCAGCTCGATAGCCTGACGGACAACACCGGCGGCACCGCCGGATCCAATTGGGATTTGATCACGCTTTCCAGCGGCGCGTCGCTCATCGCGACCAGCGGCCTCCTCGCTCCCGAATTCATCGACCCGGCGGTCGCTCCAGGCTCCAATGCGTTTTGGAATTCCAACCATTCGTGGACGATCGTGGCCAACGGCAGCGGCGGTTCGATCACGGGGTCGTTCACGATCAATAATTCGAGCTGGAGCAGCTACGGCAGCTTCAGCACCAGCGGGAGTGGCTCCAACAGCCAGATCCTCACTTGGACCGCGTCCGCGATTCCCGAGCCGTCGACCTACGCCGCGTTGCTCGGCGGGGCGATGCTCGGCTGGGTGGCCATCCGTCGCCGCCGGATGAAGTCGCTCAAATAA
- a CDS encoding glycine zipper domain-containing protein yields the protein MKTLLTLSLALGLFASADAQAFRPHWGHAGHGGAHYHGGAFHHGSHRGWARPSFSFYYSDHGWNPAPLYSYRYASAPVYVSSDYVSPAPSRAASGLFWGGLLGAIVGNNSGSLGHNAWRGAAYGAGAGLLLGALSDHAASEREAAAARTVSYVPTPSSPAPAIAAANVEDSAAVRDQTPDPAPRVRRRPASAMSSANSLFGRN from the coding sequence ATGAAAACGCTTCTCACCCTCAGCCTTGCCCTTGGCTTGTTCGCCTCGGCGGACGCGCAAGCGTTTCGGCCGCATTGGGGGCATGCGGGACACGGGGGAGCGCATTATCACGGCGGGGCGTTTCATCACGGCTCGCATCGTGGCTGGGCGCGGCCGTCTTTCTCCTTTTACTACTCCGACCACGGTTGGAATCCGGCGCCGTTATATTCGTATCGTTATGCCAGTGCGCCGGTTTACGTCTCGTCGGACTACGTGTCGCCCGCACCCAGCCGGGCGGCGTCGGGGTTGTTTTGGGGCGGGTTGCTGGGGGCAATTGTAGGCAACAACAGCGGCAGCCTCGGCCACAATGCGTGGCGCGGAGCCGCCTACGGCGCGGGTGCGGGTTTGCTGCTCGGCGCGCTGAGCGACCATGCGGCTTCCGAACGCGAGGCGGCGGCGGCCCGCACGGTATCTTACGTGCCCACGCCCTCCAGCCCGGCGCCGGCCATCGCTGCCGCGAACGTCGAAGACTCCGCTGCCGTCCGTGATCAGACGCCCGACCCGGCGCCCCGCGTGCGGCGGCGTCCGGCGTCCGCGATGAGTTCGGCGAATTCCCTGTTCGGCCGCAACTGA
- a CDS encoding flagellar motor protein MotB, with the protein MTTRSTALAAAFSFGIALLSGCATRSAESRITNPNHPGPALGEAAGTVVGAVAGTVAGAAVGAAEGASAAAKSPFANEHRIVRTWRTETTSDGRTIQVPVETEVDEQGRPLTK; encoded by the coding sequence ATGACCACTCGGTCCACCGCACTCGCCGCTGCCTTTTCGTTCGGGATCGCCTTGCTTTCCGGGTGCGCCACCCGCTCCGCGGAAAGCCGGATCACCAACCCCAACCATCCCGGCCCCGCGCTTGGCGAAGCCGCTGGAACCGTCGTTGGCGCCGTGGCCGGCACCGTCGCAGGAGCGGCGGTGGGCGCTGCTGAGGGAGCGAGCGCCGCGGCAAAATCCCCGTTTGCCAACGAGCACCGGATTGTGCGCACCTGGCGCACCGAGACCACCTCCGACGGGCGCACTATCCAAGTGCCCGTGGAAACGGAAGTCGACGAACAGGGGCGACCGCTCACGAAGTGA
- a CDS encoding LysM peptidoglycan-binding domain-containing protein has product MDTISRENNSMLPVGGIIVGVIALLLSGYAAISLAKVNRTLAAHEEKVARIDTLESQVNSSSAASEKASRDIAALTRSTQDAFNQVGGDLGNIHASLTKLEESAKAAPVKAAKGGSSGPVVAGEGEYVIKSGDSFAKIARSHGTSIADIQAVNPGVDSSKLHVGQKIKLPKK; this is encoded by the coding sequence ATGGACACTATTTCTCGGGAAAATAACAGCATGCTCCCCGTCGGCGGCATTATCGTCGGGGTCATTGCCTTGTTGCTGAGCGGCTACGCCGCCATCAGCCTGGCCAAGGTGAATCGCACCTTGGCTGCACATGAGGAGAAGGTGGCCCGCATCGATACCCTCGAGTCGCAAGTCAACTCCTCCTCGGCGGCGAGCGAGAAGGCGTCCCGCGACATCGCGGCGCTCACGCGTTCGACGCAGGATGCGTTTAACCAAGTCGGCGGCGACTTGGGCAACATCCACGCTTCGCTCACGAAGCTGGAAGAATCCGCCAAGGCGGCGCCGGTGAAAGCCGCGAAGGGTGGCAGCAGCGGTCCCGTGGTCGCGGGCGAAGGCGAATACGTGATCAAGAGCGGCGACTCGTTTGCGAAGATCGCGCGGTCCCACGGCACCTCGATCGCGGACATCCAGGCGGTGAACCCGGGCGTCGATTCCTCGAAGCTGCACGTCGGCCAGAAGATCAAACTGCCGAAGAAGTAA
- a CDS encoding penicillin-binding protein activator LpoB: protein MMNLTTRIVPLSCLAALAAFSAGCTSSGVKNPSGVPVTEMKADERGFVAGTGVESQDLVAVTDKMARSILAIPEIAQAKTPPRIALDPVINETRFPINKDIFNDRIRIQLNTKAAGKVRFLARDRMKTLEHERELKQSGQVTASSDPNVVEFRGADYFLTGKLAGMSTRTSAGTSDYVLYSFQLIDARTSEVVWEDASEIKKQGLEDAAYR from the coding sequence ATGATGAACCTCACCACTCGAATCGTGCCCCTTTCCTGCTTGGCGGCGCTGGCGGCGTTTTCCGCCGGCTGCACGTCGTCCGGCGTCAAAAATCCTTCCGGCGTGCCCGTGACCGAGATGAAAGCCGATGAACGCGGCTTCGTCGCCGGCACCGGCGTCGAGTCGCAGGATCTCGTGGCCGTCACCGACAAGATGGCGCGCAGCATTCTCGCGATTCCGGAAATCGCGCAGGCCAAAACGCCGCCGCGCATCGCCCTCGATCCGGTGATCAACGAGACGCGTTTCCCGATCAACAAGGACATCTTCAACGATCGCATCCGCATCCAGCTCAACACCAAGGCGGCGGGCAAAGTGCGGTTTCTCGCGCGCGATCGCATGAAGACCCTCGAGCACGAACGTGAGCTCAAGCAATCCGGCCAGGTCACGGCGAGCTCCGATCCGAACGTCGTCGAGTTTCGCGGCGCGGATTACTTCCTGACCGGCAAACTCGCCGGCATGTCCACGCGCACCTCCGCCGGCACCAGCGACTACGTCTTGTATAGTTTCCAACTGATCGACGCGCGGACGAGCGAAGTGGTGTGGGAAGATGCGTCGGAGATCAAAAAGCAGGGTCTGGAAGACGCCGCCTATCGGTGA
- a CDS encoding MFS transporter, whose translation MSSVSTVSPFDPPPVRKREIFGWCCFDFANSAFTTVIITVVYAVYFMRVVAGNDPRGPGWWGTALAVSQVVVILLAPLLGAVADVTARKKTFLMGSAVVCSIATAALYFTGAGDVWLALALVIVANMTFSLGENFCAAFLPEISTAENVGRISGFGWAFGYLGGLVSLVLALVILQSGEGRAPWTFVMTGAFFLLACLPTLLLRERARRRSLAKGESYVSLAWGQIREMRRDLPQHRTLARFFLAMTLYMVGLTAVIAFASVFATQTLHMTQSEVIVLFIVLQVAGVAGAYGFGLLQDRLGAKVSLVLSLALWLIVCGWAAVCHTKGEFYAIGVIAGAAMGSLQSSGRAVVSGLTPPGRGGEFFGYWGFFGKLAGVFGPFMFGWVTTGFGFQAAIVVTGLFFASGLAVVAALPFGARRR comes from the coding sequence ATGAGCAGCGTTTCCACGGTCTCGCCGTTTGACCCTCCGCCGGTGCGCAAGCGCGAGATTTTTGGGTGGTGTTGTTTCGACTTCGCCAACTCGGCGTTCACGACGGTCATCATCACGGTCGTTTACGCGGTTTATTTCATGCGGGTCGTGGCCGGCAACGATCCGCGGGGGCCGGGCTGGTGGGGCACGGCGCTCGCCGTTTCGCAGGTGGTGGTGATTTTGCTCGCGCCGTTGTTGGGCGCGGTGGCGGACGTGACGGCGCGCAAGAAGACGTTTTTGATGGGTTCGGCGGTGGTGTGCTCGATCGCGACGGCGGCGCTGTATTTCACGGGCGCGGGGGACGTGTGGCTGGCCCTCGCGCTGGTGATTGTGGCGAACATGACGTTCTCGCTGGGCGAGAATTTTTGCGCGGCGTTTCTGCCGGAAATCAGCACGGCGGAGAACGTGGGGCGCATCTCGGGTTTCGGGTGGGCGTTTGGTTATCTCGGCGGGCTCGTGAGCCTCGTGCTGGCGCTGGTGATCTTGCAGAGCGGCGAGGGGCGCGCGCCGTGGACGTTTGTGATGACAGGCGCTTTTTTCCTGCTCGCCTGCCTGCCGACGCTGTTGTTGCGCGAGCGCGCACGGCGGCGGTCGCTGGCGAAGGGAGAGAGCTACGTATCGCTCGCGTGGGGCCAAATCCGGGAGATGCGGCGCGATCTGCCGCAGCACCGCACGCTCGCGCGGTTTTTCCTCGCGATGACGCTTTACATGGTGGGGTTGACGGCGGTGATCGCGTTCGCCTCGGTGTTTGCGACGCAGACCCTGCACATGACGCAGAGCGAAGTGATCGTGTTGTTCATCGTGTTGCAGGTCGCGGGTGTGGCCGGCGCCTACGGGTTCGGGCTGCTGCAGGACCGCCTCGGCGCGAAGGTCTCGCTGGTGCTATCGCTCGCGCTGTGGCTGATCGTGTGCGGGTGGGCGGCGGTGTGCCACACGAAGGGAGAGTTTTACGCGATCGGGGTGATTGCGGGCGCCGCGATGGGCTCGCTGCAGTCGTCGGGGCGCGCGGTGGTGTCGGGCCTCACGCCGCCGGGGCGCGGCGGGGAATTTTTCGGCTATTGGGGTTTCTTTGGGAAACTGGCGGGGGTGTTTGGGCCGTTCATGTTTGGATGGGTGACGACGGGGTTTGGCTTTCAGGCGGCGATCGTCGTCACGGGTTTGTTTTTCGCGAGCGGGCTGGCGGTGGTGGCGGCGTTGCCGTTCGGCGCGCGGCGACGTTGA
- a CDS encoding DUF1425 domain-containing protein: MNTKPILVLALAATLAFLTGCASEPGPYAPQDTTKFTVENTDKFVLLDKATQTSVTCTGLQERTLSDGRFEVVANIKNREARRIQVQVNCVFKDEQGFSTGDETPFQTLILAENATEAVRFTSANANAHKYTIRVRQAR; the protein is encoded by the coding sequence ATGAACACCAAGCCAATCCTCGTCCTCGCTCTCGCCGCCACCCTGGCCTTTCTCACCGGTTGTGCCTCCGAGCCCGGCCCGTATGCGCCGCAGGACACCACGAAATTCACCGTCGAGAACACCGATAAATTCGTGCTCCTCGACAAAGCCACGCAAACCTCCGTGACCTGCACAGGCTTGCAGGAGCGCACGCTCTCCGACGGCCGCTTCGAAGTGGTGGCCAACATCAAGAACCGCGAAGCGCGCCGCATTCAGGTGCAGGTCAATTGTGTGTTTAAGGACGAACAAGGTTTCTCGACGGGCGACGAAACGCCGTTTCAGACCTTGATCCTCGCGGAAAACGCGACGGAAGCCGTGCGTTTCACCTCGGCGAATGCCAACGCGCACAAATACACGATCCGCGTTCGCCAGGCGCGCTGA
- a CDS encoding YcfL family protein: MKNFSLRIPVVSRGRALLAVAVGLLAGCATNVNTVERAQPQAAPTYIADKRVVTDNTLAGMVRVVAINQSTVSGNLLKVQATIENRKNSLRTLNYKFEWIDRDGMAINSPNETWKSVQLQGRETTTIATVAINPRAVDFVLKLRE, translated from the coding sequence ATGAAGAATTTCTCCCTCCGCATTCCGGTGGTTTCGCGCGGTCGCGCACTGCTGGCCGTCGCCGTGGGGCTGCTCGCCGGCTGTGCGACCAACGTTAACACTGTGGAGCGCGCCCAACCGCAGGCTGCTCCCACCTACATCGCCGACAAGCGCGTCGTCACCGACAACACACTTGCCGGCATGGTGCGGGTTGTCGCGATCAACCAGTCGACCGTGTCGGGCAACCTGCTGAAGGTGCAAGCGACCATCGAGAATAGAAAGAACTCGCTGCGCACGCTGAACTACAAGTTCGAGTGGATCGACCGCGATGGCATGGCCATCAACTCGCCCAACGAAACTTGGAAATCCGTCCAACTCCAAGGCCGCGAGACGACGACCATTGCCACCGTCGCCATCAATCCGCGCGCCGTCGATTTCGTCCTCAAACTTCGCGAATAA
- a CDS encoding COG3014 family protein gives MKSTITSRARLPLIAGGLAVLLFTAGCQTYQQQTTQFTSATRSGSLATAITTINKQADSHQGSKDEIVWRLEQGLSLRTGALADAGEVAGLMPAPAPQNDPASKDAPILPPPPPPTPDEVRVYFLEQSIVAFDQAEARVNHYEEEAKVKVGSEVGAAFTNQANLPYRGRAYDKVMMNAYKAMDYLQLGKKDDARVELNRSLQRQRDAVADNEKRIAEAQNIAAQAKAGKVKTAEGKSAAYDTNKALNDAKTGPALQAALNESLAPMKPYGDYVNPYAVFWDGLFFVNLGENGSDWERARKSLERAAQIVPENPYLKQDLDLATHVAEGKAPENLTYVIFETGTGPARDQVQINIPTFLIGGGPAYVGAAFPKLKFNNDYIASLAVSGGDQTCSTSTIASMDSIVANDFKNEWPSVLTKTLVTTATKAITQAVVEKTANNRGGMWGGLAAKVLMSAINASTNVADTRTWTSLPKEFQYARITTPADRKLALNAGGVAHTVDLVPGSVNIVYVKSTSTTAPLLVSQFALR, from the coding sequence ATGAAATCGACCATCACCTCTCGCGCGCGACTGCCGCTGATTGCCGGCGGCCTCGCGGTGCTTTTGTTCACGGCGGGTTGCCAGACCTATCAACAGCAGACCACGCAATTCACCTCCGCCACGCGGTCCGGCAGTCTCGCCACGGCGATCACGACGATCAACAAGCAGGCGGATTCCCATCAAGGTTCCAAAGACGAAATCGTGTGGCGGCTGGAACAGGGCCTGAGCCTGCGCACCGGAGCGCTGGCGGACGCCGGGGAAGTGGCGGGGTTGATGCCTGCGCCCGCCCCGCAGAACGATCCGGCGAGCAAGGATGCCCCGATTCTGCCGCCACCCCCGCCACCCACGCCGGACGAAGTGCGGGTTTACTTTCTTGAACAATCGATCGTGGCGTTCGACCAGGCCGAAGCGCGGGTGAACCACTACGAGGAGGAAGCGAAGGTCAAGGTCGGCAGCGAAGTGGGCGCGGCGTTCACCAACCAGGCCAATCTGCCTTACCGCGGCCGGGCCTATGACAAGGTGATGATGAACGCCTACAAGGCCATGGATTACCTGCAACTCGGCAAGAAGGACGACGCGCGCGTCGAGCTCAACCGCTCGCTGCAGCGCCAGCGCGATGCCGTGGCGGACAACGAAAAGCGCATTGCCGAGGCCCAGAACATCGCCGCGCAGGCGAAGGCCGGGAAGGTGAAGACGGCGGAAGGCAAGAGTGCGGCTTACGATACGAACAAGGCGCTGAACGACGCGAAGACCGGCCCGGCGTTGCAGGCCGCGCTCAATGAATCACTCGCACCGATGAAGCCTTATGGCGACTACGTGAACCCCTACGCGGTGTTCTGGGACGGACTGTTCTTCGTCAACCTCGGCGAAAATGGTTCCGACTGGGAACGCGCGCGCAAATCACTCGAACGCGCCGCGCAAATCGTCCCGGAGAATCCTTATCTCAAGCAGGACCTCGATCTCGCGACGCACGTCGCCGAGGGCAAGGCGCCGGAGAATCTCACCTACGTCATCTTCGAGACGGGCACCGGTCCCGCCCGTGATCAGGTGCAGATCAACATTCCCACGTTTCTGATCGGCGGCGGCCCGGCTTACGTCGGAGCCGCGTTTCCGAAGCTGAAATTCAACAACGACTACATCGCTTCGCTCGCCGTGTCGGGCGGCGACCAAACGTGCTCGACGTCCACCATCGCGAGCATGGACAGCATCGTGGCGAACGACTTCAAAAATGAGTGGCCCAGCGTGCTCACGAAGACGCTCGTGACCACGGCGACCAAGGCGATCACGCAAGCGGTCGTGGAGAAAACGGCCAACAACCGGGGCGGCATGTGGGGCGGCCTCGCAGCGAAAGTGCTGATGAGCGCAATCAACGCTTCGACCAACGTCGCCGATACGCGCACGTGGACGAGCCTGCCGAAGGAGTTCCAATATGCACGAATCACCACGCCCGCGGACCGCAAACTTGCCCTCAACGCCGGGGGTGTCGCGCACACCGTCGATCTCGTGCCGGGCTCCGTGAACATCGTCTACGTCAAGAGCACGTCGACGACCGCTCCGCTCCTCGTCTCCCAATTCGCCCTCCGATGA
- a CDS encoding CoF synthetase, giving the protein MPALEFANSPAALAPGVADTLPSPLETEIRAIYARSPLYGQRFPLHADPLKWSCYSEIPVLSKQEIVERGHQAFFGDYAEVERGLRDKRFEYEATGGTTQSPMTVIMEDGWWNAQTERAYRASPILREFVGRPYRKCVLAPVGCSSNLCPYEDHPFPNRYFDGTVYLNLSSDPFAFLDPEWDRIVLELQATQPEVLEGEPVYLSLLARAVQKRGVKVPSIRAVILTYGKASAQHGRRIAEAFPAPQVDLYGSTEAGYLFVGEAFKDNSQVIDENAFVELTPWQGLSDVFQIAVTTRGREAMPLLRYRTGDIVQKFPTGYRVLGRESGLYFRPDGSLVSPTDIDAALPANFACWHYMLVQTSAVRWDFHYVADHTATSEVETRLAGLLGEGVRVNAFRRKFIAPAASGKFSLLKPLAK; this is encoded by the coding sequence ATGCCTGCGCTTGAATTTGCCAACAGCCCGGCCGCCCTTGCTCCGGGCGTGGCCGATACTTTGCCCAGCCCGCTCGAAACCGAGATTCGGGCCATTTACGCGCGGAGTCCGCTTTACGGCCAACGCTTTCCGCTGCACGCCGACCCGTTGAAGTGGTCGTGTTACAGCGAGATCCCGGTCCTCTCGAAACAGGAAATCGTGGAGCGCGGGCACCAGGCGTTTTTCGGCGATTACGCCGAGGTGGAGCGCGGCCTGCGCGACAAGCGTTTCGAATATGAGGCCACGGGCGGGACGACGCAGAGTCCCATGACCGTCATCATGGAGGATGGTTGGTGGAATGCGCAGACGGAGCGCGCTTACCGTGCGTCGCCGATCCTGCGGGAGTTCGTGGGGCGTCCGTATCGCAAGTGTGTGCTCGCGCCGGTGGGCTGCTCCAGCAACCTGTGTCCTTACGAGGACCATCCGTTTCCGAACCGGTATTTTGACGGCACGGTTTACCTCAACCTGTCGAGCGATCCGTTCGCGTTTTTGGACCCGGAGTGGGATCGCATCGTGCTGGAGTTGCAGGCGACGCAGCCGGAGGTGCTCGAAGGGGAGCCGGTTTATTTGTCGCTGCTGGCGCGCGCGGTGCAGAAGCGCGGTGTGAAGGTGCCGAGCATCCGCGCGGTGATTCTCACGTATGGCAAGGCGAGCGCGCAGCACGGGCGGCGGATCGCCGAGGCGTTTCCGGCGCCGCAGGTCGATCTCTATGGCTCGACGGAAGCGGGTTACCTGTTTGTGGGCGAGGCGTTCAAGGACAACTCGCAGGTGATCGATGAAAACGCGTTCGTGGAGCTGACGCCGTGGCAGGGGTTGAGCGATGTGTTTCAAATCGCGGTGACGACGCGCGGGCGCGAGGCGATGCCGCTGCTGCGCTATCGCACGGGCGACATCGTGCAGAAATTTCCGACGGGTTATCGCGTGCTCGGGCGCGAGTCGGGCCTGTATTTTCGGCCGGATGGCTCCTTGGTCTCGCCGACCGACATCGACGCGGCGCTGCCGGCGAATTTCGCGTGCTGGCATTACATGCTGGTGCAGACCAGTGCGGTGCGTTGGGACTTCCACTACGTGGCGGATCACACCGCGACGAGCGAGGTGGAGACGCGACTCGCGGGGTTGCTGGGCGAGGGCGTGCGCGTGAACGCGTTTCGCCGGAAGTTCATCGCGCCGGCGGCGAGCGGGAAGTTTTCGCTGCTGAAGCCGTTGGCGAAGTAA
- a CDS encoding penicillin-binding protein activator LpoB: MNPPHFFRPLLGACSASVLFFAGCATAPETRTIDSKGPEALNTASINSQDWASAADQLVQSLLTSNALDRVRTQPAVLAVDRIINNTTLSVDTDLLIKKIRVALTQTGKVAVTNTMGLGERAVVASEAAEMEEMTTGKKQKLKAPDFTLYGKLIQQTDRAKSVTQNTYTFQMSLVDVKSGLTVWEEEREIAKQTKRSSVGW; this comes from the coding sequence ATGAATCCTCCACATTTCTTCCGTCCGCTGCTCGGGGCTTGCTCCGCGTCGGTCCTCTTCTTCGCCGGCTGCGCCACAGCGCCAGAGACGCGCACCATCGATTCGAAGGGGCCCGAAGCGCTTAACACCGCGAGCATCAACTCGCAGGACTGGGCCAGCGCCGCCGACCAGCTCGTGCAATCGTTGCTCACGTCCAACGCCCTCGACCGCGTCCGCACGCAACCGGCCGTGCTCGCCGTCGACCGCATCATCAATAACACCACGCTCTCAGTGGACACGGACTTGCTCATCAAGAAAATCCGCGTGGCGTTGACGCAGACCGGCAAGGTCGCGGTGACGAATACCATGGGCCTGGGCGAACGTGCCGTGGTGGCTTCCGAAGCGGCCGAAATGGAAGAAATGACGACCGGCAAGAAACAAAAACTAAAGGCGCCAGACTTCACGCTATACGGGAAACTCATCCAGCAGACCGACCGCGCGAAGAGCGTCACCCAAAACACCTACACGTTTCAAATGTCGCTGGTGGACGTGAAGAGCGGGCTCACGGTGTGGGAAGAGGAGCGCGAAATCGCGAAGCAGACGAAGCGGTCCAGCGTCGGCTGGTAA
- a CDS encoding NUDIX hydrolase → MATNEPTDPAKIARWEKLGHALLASTRVFELRSTRYRHPVRLTERDFIVAHPPDWVNVLALTPDHHLVLVRQFRFGTEAFSWEIPGGVMHVGEDPLVGGPRELREETGFIGAPARLLGSVHPNPAIQSNRCHFVLVEQAAQTAALEWDADEEIEVTTLPVEEVLARVHAGEITHGLVLNALLFFQKYWETMRPR, encoded by the coding sequence ATGGCGACGAACGAACCGACGGATCCGGCGAAGATCGCGCGTTGGGAAAAGCTCGGGCACGCGTTGCTCGCATCGACGCGGGTCTTTGAACTGCGCAGCACGCGCTACCGGCATCCGGTGCGGCTGACGGAGCGGGACTTCATCGTGGCGCATCCGCCGGATTGGGTGAACGTGCTGGCGCTGACGCCGGACCATCATCTGGTGTTGGTGCGGCAGTTTCGTTTCGGCACGGAGGCGTTTTCGTGGGAAATCCCGGGCGGAGTGATGCACGTGGGCGAGGACCCGCTGGTCGGCGGGCCGCGTGAGTTGCGGGAGGAAACGGGGTTCATCGGCGCACCGGCGCGCCTGCTGGGAAGCGTGCATCCGAATCCGGCGATCCAGAGCAACCGGTGTCACTTCGTGCTGGTGGAACAAGCCGCGCAGACGGCGGCGTTGGAGTGGGACGCGGACGAGGAGATCGAGGTGACGACGCTGCCGGTGGAGGAGGTGCTGGCGCGCGTGCATGCGGGCGAGATCACGCACGGCCTCGTGCTCAACGCGTTGCTTTTTTTTCAGAAGTATTGGGAAACGATGCGGCCGCGGTGA